Genomic DNA from Streptomyces sp. PCS3-D2:
GAACAGCGGGCGCTACACGGCGTCGACCATGTGGCGGGTCTGCGTCAGCCGGGAGTTCACCCTGCTGGCCACGGGACGCAGCTCGCGGGTCGTGGGCTGGCTGCGGGCCCTGGCCGCCGCCGAACACGAGCGGTGCGGCGGTCCCGGTGTGGGCGCCGTCGGCATGTGTCTGACCGGAGGCTTCGCCCTGGCGATGGCCACGGACGAACGCCTGATCGCCCCGGTGCTCTCCCAGCCGTCGTTGCCCCTGGCCCTCACTCCGGGCCGCGCCGCCGCCATCGACATCAGTCCGGAGGACCTCGCCGTGGTCCGCGGACGCTGCGAGCGCGAAGGGCTGCAGGTCCTCGGACTGCGCTTCCGGGGCGACCGGCTGGTCCCGGGCGACCGGTTCGCCTACCTCCGGCGCGAACTGGGCGACGCCTTCGTCGCCGTCGAGCTGGACGACAGCGACGCGAACCCCGCGAGCCCCCTGCCGCCGCACTCCGTCCTGACGGAGCACCTCGTCGACGAACCGGGCCGGCCCACCCGGGAGGCCCTGAACGCCGTCCTCGACCTCTTCCGCACCCGTCTGCTGCTCCAGGAGCGGCCCACCGCCACCGGCTGACGGCGCGCGCACCGGCCGTGAGACCCCGTCACGCGTCGCGGCCGGGGTGTCGCAGGCGGCGCGGATCCCCACCGGGAGGGGGGTATCGGGCATCCGGTGGTCGTATGAACGGCCGCCGGGATCGCCGCCGGTCCGGTTCGCGGGGAGCGATTCCTGGGGCGCGTTGCGCAGGCCGGGCGGCAGTCGAGTGGCAATCTGGGACAGAACACCACAAACCCCGATCCCGTGTGCTGCTCGTCCCGTACGCGCCGACGACTCGCCGCCAGTGGGCCGTCGCGCGCCCGGTGCGGCCTCGTGCGCGCGTCACTTCCCCTGGTTCGTGCACGTCGGCGACCGGCACGTGGTGGGTCTCGAAGGTCCTTCCGGGGGGCAGCGGATCCCGATCCCCGCTGCCGCACCGGGCTCTCGCCTCGCGACGAAGACGGAGTGCTCATGGCCACCAAGAAGAACCTCACAGCCAACCGGGAATCCCTCGTCCACAAGGTCCGCTACGCCGCGAGCCGCCCGCACCGCATCGCCCCGTACCTCAGGCGCGCCGCCCGCGACCGGTGGCTTGCCTTCAAGCACCCCGACCACGTGAGCTACTACCGGGCGGTGATGGCCTCGGACACGCGCCGCAGTCCCGAGGCCGCCGTCGGCAGCCAGACCCACGAACGCTGGCTCGCCCTCGGGAAGATGCAGTTCGACTACCTGCTCGGTCACGGACTGCGGCCCGGGTCCCGGATGCTCGACATCGGCTGCGGCAACCTGCGCGCCGGCTGGCGCTTCATCGAGTACCTCGACGCGGGGCACTACTACGGCATCGACATCTCGCCCGACATCCTCATCGCCGCCAAGCAGACGCTGACCGACCGGGGCCTGCAGGCCAAGGTCCCGCACCTGACGATCACCCGTAACCTGAGGCTGGACTTCCTGCCCGACGGCTATTTCGACGTCG
This window encodes:
- a CDS encoding dienelactone hydrolase family protein, encoding MPNHDLTGFTEGSFTHDGATRRVLRAGTGPAVIVMAEVPGITPKVIAFAERVAAAGCTAVLPVLFGEPGRDPDPRSVGWANSGRYTASTMWRVCVSREFTLLATGRSSRVVGWLRALAAAEHERCGGPGVGAVGMCLTGGFALAMATDERLIAPVLSQPSLPLALTPGRAAAIDISPEDLAVVRGRCEREGLQVLGLRFRGDRLVPGDRFAYLRRELGDAFVAVELDDSDANPASPLPPHSVLTEHLVDEPGRPTREALNAVLDLFRTRLLLQERPTATG
- a CDS encoding class I SAM-dependent methyltransferase, yielding MATKKNLTANRESLVHKVRYAASRPHRIAPYLRRAARDRWLAFKHPDHVSYYRAVMASDTRRSPEAAVGSQTHERWLALGKMQFDYLLGHGLRPGSRMLDIGCGNLRAGWRFIEYLDAGHYYGIDISPDILIAAKQTLTDRGLQAKVPHLTITRNLRLDFLPDGYFDVVHAHSVFSHSPIEVIGECLAHVGRVLAPGGHFDFTFDRTTGTEHHVLREDFYYRTQTLVDLAARHGLAARFMEDWEELGHGQSKIRVSAAGADA